Within the Flavobacterium sp. 9R genome, the region AATCGTTGTGTCCAATACCTTTTGTCCATAGCATAGCGGTAAGAACCAAGCGTTGGTGAATAGCCCGACTGCACCGTGCTGTTGTAAAAATCGACACGTTCGTTGAGCCATTGGAACTTATAAAACATTCGAAAAGCGTTTTTTTGGTAGCCCAACATCGTGGTAGCATTCCATTGTTCTTTGGGCAACCAGCGATAGCCGCGCGTGGCATCATTTTCGAAATAATCCTTCCCTTTTTTGCCATCCAAAAAACCCTGAAAATCATTCCGATTCAGCGATGCATTAAAAAACCATCTTTCGTTGGGTGCATAAGAAAGTGCTAAAGCCTGAATATGGCGTCCCTTGTCAAAAAGTGAGAATTCGTTGTGTACCGATTCTTCTTGGGTTGTGGCGCGCAAACTCCATTTGTAGCGCGAACCTTTTTTGGTAATAATGTTGAGCACACCGCTTACGGCATTGGCACCGTGCGTCACGCCCATCGAACCTTCAATGATTTCGATTTGTTCGATGTCGTCCAAGTTAATCTGAGACAAATCGGCGTTATTCCCCAAACCCGCCTCTCCGATTAATGGAATGTTGTCGACTAATATTTTGAAATATTGTCCGTCTAAACCAAATAAAGAAACGGTAGAACGCCCATCGGAACTGCTAGGTCTTACGGTAATGTTCAAATATTGATTCAAGGCATCGGCCAAGTTATTCGCCGCTAAATTTTTGATATCCTGACTCGAAATCACCCGAACATTGAAAACCGATTTTCTCAAAGACTGGGGTTCTATTTGTCCAGTCACCACAATTTCTTGCAGCGGATTAGCCTGAAGCGAATCTTGCACCTTTTGCTGGGAATAGCCTGTAAATACTGGCAATAACAAGATAATAACCGCTATACTCTTTTTCATTATTTAGAATTAATCTTAATTATTTTCGGCAAATATATATTTTATTTTTATTTATTCTAAATTAATATAGTATTTTTGTCCGCATAATTTTAACCCTTACTAATTAAAAAATGAAAACAAAATCAATGCTTATCCTAGGTGCACTTGCACTAAGTACGACTCTAAGTTTTGGACAAAATGCCAAGAAAAAAGAAGACATCAAGGCCATACAAGCGATTTGTGGTTGTTATGAAGTACAATTCAATTTTACCGAAACCTTTGACTATCCAAAAGATAGCGCTAGTTACAAACCGTCTAAAACCAAACACGAGACAGCTTTGGAATGGGTAGAATTGGTAGAAAACACGCCTAACAAATTGGTTTTGCAACACCTCCTCATTACGGGTAACAAAGAAGAAGACATTGTAAAACACTGGCGACAAGACTGGCTCTATGAAAACACCGATTTGTTGCAGTTTCACAAAGACCTCACTTGGAAATACAAAAAGTTAGACCCTAAAACCGTAAAAGGGCAATGGACACAGAAAGTGTACCAAGTAGACGACAGTCCAAGATACGAAGGCTCTGCTTCTTGGGCCACAGTAGATGGCGTGACATCTTGGAAAAATACAACCGATGCGCCTTTGCCAAGAAGAGAACACACACAACGTAACGATTACAATGTTTTGAAAAGAAGAAACATACACGAAATCACTCCAAAAGGATGGATACACGAACAAGACAACGACAAATTGATTCGTACAGAAGGAGGTTCGGATGTGCTTTTGGCACAAGAAAAAGGAATGGATATTTACACCAAAGTACCAGACGAAAAATGCCAATTGGCACAAAAATGGTGGGCAAAAAACAAAGACCTTTGGGCAAAAGTACGCAACGAATGGGCAAAAGTTTACGGGCAAAACAAAGACCTAAACTTGGAGAAAAAAGTAGATAAGAAATCATTATTCAGTATCCTATTCGATTTAAAACCCGATGCTTCAAAAGAAGAAGTAGCCAAAATCATTAACGCATTTGTAATTCGCTAAAACCAAAAACGATGTGCACCCTAAACATTTTAAATAGAACTAATAACGGACTGTTATTTTATTGTACGCATAGTTCGCTGTACAATCTTTCGTTTAACAATTTGACCTTCAACTTTGATGCGGTGGAATTTGACAGATTTAGGGTGTACCTCAACTCCATAGACAGTGCATACTGGGAAAAGGAATACGAAAATTCCATTTATGAAAAGAAAATCCCCATTCCAACCCTGCAAAACAACTTCATCATTTTGCTGAATCGCTACGAATTGGAGGAACTCAAAATACTAGTCGATTTTAGTCATCGGGCTCGTTTGTTGGCCCCTGAGGAAATCAACTATAAAATGATTTACAATTAAAACCAAAAAGTCCAGCAACCATAAACGATTGCTGGACTTTTTTATGTAGTTTCATCCTATTTCAACAACTTCTCAAAGGCCTTTCGTGGCGCACCGCGAACCACAATCTCACCACAATAAGTATAACCCAATTTTTCGAGAATTTTCAACATCGGAAAGTTATCGAAATTGGTATCTACTTTGATGCTAAACACGTTTTTAGAAATACTCAACGCCTCAATTTTCTCAAACAAAAGTGTGGCAATTCCCTTTCCTTTGTACTCAGGTGCGGTAGCCACACGATGCACGACCACATAATCCGAATGGCTCAACCACTCGCCTTGCAGGTCGTTGTAGGTCGGTTCCTCCCCAAAAATAATGGCTGCATAAGCTACCACCACCTCATTTTCGACCAATACGTGGGAGTATCCTTTAACAAAATCATTGGTCACCGTTTCCAAATTCGGATAACCGTCTTGCCACTGTGTGCTACCGTCTTCTTTGCGTTGGGCAATCGCTGCTTGCAAAATATCCCAAATCACAGGAATATCCGCCAGACTTGCTGTTTTAAAAATCATATCTTGCGCATTTGAACCGTAAAAATAACTTTTATCCCCAAAAAAAAATGCTTTTTTACACTAGTTTGAGGAGCACCACTAACCTGCTCACCACACGAGTCGTCCTGCTGTACGCTATATCTTGCTTGCCGAACCCCGTCAAGCAAGGATGCCGCTCCCATCAGGGCTAGACGAGAACGTTTCGTTTTCAGAATATAAAAAATGATTGGTAATCTCTAGAATTCCCTTTATAGAGAGAGAGAAAATAATTATAGAAAATAGAGGGGCTTTAGCCAAAACTAGTGTAGATTTTGGCTAAAGCCCCAAACTGAACTAACATTAATGAATGGGCTAAAGCCCATTCCTATTCAATTATTTGAAAAACAAAAAACAGGAATTGAACTAGATTTATAAATCCTTAACCCCTACTTGCTTCATTATTTTGCGCGCTTCTTTAAATTCTTGTGGTGTTTTCACCTCCACCAAATCGCGTTTTTTTCCATTATTGAGTACAATGGCCAAGCGTTTTTTTCCAAAAAAGGAATATTCCCTTAGCCCTTTAATCGTGTTCACTGGAATTTTTTCTAAAGTCGTATTCTTCGCCGTCAAATTATACAACACCACTACCGATACCAATCCCAGAAAAATCCAAACCAATTGCATAAAACCCATAGTGCTTATACTAAAAGTCGAAACATTCAGAACCGCGTTGAGTAAATTCAAAATCATCAAAAGCTTCAGCAAAAAATGATGATTTTTCAATCCGTCTTGAATGACTAGGGTTTGCTCTTGGGTGTTGTAGTGAAATTTCATTGTTGATACTTATTTTTTTAAATCCTGAAGAAGTTTTATAACTTCTTGTAATGGTTTCAAAAATACTATTTCTTATTGTTTAATTTTCGCTTTCAAACCTAAATCAATACGTTCCGCTGATAAAATTCAACTTATTCAGCCACAATAAAATCTTTAATGTCTTTTATTACTTTCGTATCAACAGTGCCCTTAATTCCATATTCCTGAGGATTAGATGGGCTTGTCCCAGTCATAAATAAATGATTGAGTCTAGGATAACTGATACATTTTGCCTTCTTCTTGTGTTTCACACTAGACTTCCAAAGTTCAAAATCCTTCATCGTGACTTGATAATCCCTTTCGCCTTGTACAATCAACGTTGGAATGCTTAC harbors:
- a CDS encoding DUF6607 family protein — its product is MKTKSMLILGALALSTTLSFGQNAKKKEDIKAIQAICGCYEVQFNFTETFDYPKDSASYKPSKTKHETALEWVELVENTPNKLVLQHLLITGNKEEDIVKHWRQDWLYENTDLLQFHKDLTWKYKKLDPKTVKGQWTQKVYQVDDSPRYEGSASWATVDGVTSWKNTTDAPLPRREHTQRNDYNVLKRRNIHEITPKGWIHEQDNDKLIRTEGGSDVLLAQEKGMDIYTKVPDEKCQLAQKWWAKNKDLWAKVRNEWAKVYGQNKDLNLEKKVDKKSLFSILFDLKPDASKEEVAKIINAFVIR
- a CDS encoding GNAT family N-acetyltransferase; translated protein: MIFKTASLADIPVIWDILQAAIAQRKEDGSTQWQDGYPNLETVTNDFVKGYSHVLVENEVVVAYAAIIFGEEPTYNDLQGEWLSHSDYVVVHRVATAPEYKGKGIATLLFEKIEALSISKNVFSIKVDTNFDNFPMLKILEKLGYTYCGEIVVRGAPRKAFEKLLK
- a CDS encoding DUF6686 family protein; translated protein: MCTLNILNRTNNGLLFYCTHSSLYNLSFNNLTFNFDAVEFDRFRVYLNSIDSAYWEKEYENSIYEKKIPIPTLQNNFIILLNRYELEELKILVDFSHRARLLAPEEINYKMIYN